CGTGAAAGAGAACAACAAATAACTAGCTAAATAGCATTAAAACCTCGAGAAGATCCTAATTGGATTGAAAtgcacttttatttttattttttgttttattttcatcttttagtCGATTTAAAATCTCGAACATCAGATCTTAACATATCTCACTTAGTTAGAAAACgttttagattaaaattttaaaagtttaaatcatTTACATGTTTGAACGAGAAAACTAACATcattttatgatattaaaatataatatttttaaatataaattttccTAATCAcatattatcatataattttagtttttaaaactaaacattatacatatttatttaattaaaataattaaactaatatagattacattaattttagaaCTTTAAATCTTAAAGggtatataattaatttttaaaaagttttttccaataaaaaatataatttaattgcatattctaaaatttcaaaatctatattttacttatattttaattcaacaaatttttaaaagtgagAGATCCGAGAGAGATAACTGAAGAAACTAATCGACTATGATATTACAGGCATCTCATTAGAATATTCTTAATAAAGCTCATTTTTTCcatacaaatcaaattaaaataaattaaaataaaataaaataaaataaaataaaataaataaataaaaagcacctaagaacaaagaggaagaagaaagagaaacatCCAGCTAAATAAAACGTTTTTATTGTGTCACCAACTTCGAAATATAAACCCATCTAATTGAAAGGTGGAAATTcactaatttaatttgtcATCGAAtaccaatttaaaaaaaaaaatcatattattcaatttaatttaatatattttaactaacCCTTAtaatagaacaaaatattggaataatgattttaataatatttcgtaattcatattttagacttatatatattaaataatatagatAATCATTCCATTTCTAacacattaattattatttctttttctttttcgttagAAAAAGATTCTACCTAAATTCAAGGAATTACTGAAAAAAGTGTCATTTATAGCAATTTTATAAAAggtttaatttaactttatattaaaaaagaaaagttacaaTTTCATATCACTTTCATGAAGCCTACACATAAATTTCATatcaatttatattaaaatattgttttttaggTTGCTTGTGTAATGATAAAGATATAACGTATAAGCAAGTCGGTTGGAGGGTTGATTTTGGTTTGCTTCTAACAAATTAAtacatcaattatttttttcccacttatttaaatttttaaaaaaataacaatcaactttaaatttcaataatgttttaaaaaaatttaaatattagaaaatcaGAGGCGTCACTTCAGACACGGTTTGGGATCCCTGCCATTAAGCTGACTCAGCTCTCGCTTCCTCTTCCCCCAAAATATAAATACCCATCCAAATCAATCAATTCCTCTCCGACACACTCAAAATGAATTCCATAAATTCCCTCCTCTCAATCCCCTCCACCCATTCCGCTCCCGTCCTCTTCCCTCCGATCTCCCCTTCCGCcgaccgccgccgccgccgacgACCACCGGCCTTCACCGTAACTGCCTCGTCTCGACCAAAAGAACAAGCCGACAGCAACAGTTACTATGCGGATGGGAAACTAGTGGACGAGAGCATGATCGTGCTCCGGAAGCGGATCCACGAGATCAAGACCGCCGAGCAGACCCACGATCCGCCCCGCGATTGGTTCGACTGGGAGAAACGCTGCTATTCCAACTACGATTCCAACATCTGCGAGGCCCTCGGCTACCTTCAATCGCACTTAATGAACACCAGACCCAGCGTCGCCTTGGGAATGCTCGCGCTTCTTACTCTCAGCGTTCCGGTTTCCTCCGCCGTCCTTCTCCACCGCTTTATCGAAATCGCCGTTGGGCTTCTCGCCGGAATCCGTCTCTGTTAACAAATTCGAAACTGTACGACATCGTTTCAAAGATGTAGTTGGTCTTTGTACAGCTTAGATCCCACCGTTCGTTTcgttttatgttattttatttaaacggtcaagtttttatttattgctaaaattagtaaaataaatacaattaaataaaaatctctctctctctctcttgaacatttgaaaaaaaaaagaaaaaaaaaacattgaacttattatttaaaccattaaaaaaaacgaaagtCAACATAATGTTGATGTCCATTATATTCATAGTTTATTTTCGgtatttaaagttttgaagCTAACTTTACttcaaagatattttaatttatcttttaacccaattaattaaattNggagagaaatgaaagaatatataCGTCCatacaaaacaagaaaaaaaatgttaaaagtaaGGGGAGGAATAATTAAGGATGATGAGAAATGGAAGCAAAGAGATGCATgaaagaaagggaaataaTTAGGGTTGGTCCGGCCAATTATTAGGCACAAAAGTTGACACAGTCTTCCAAGTCAAGTCGACAGGCcttacatttttgtttatgtcGGAATGGTCCACATTTTGACTTTTATGTAACTTTCAGCTTCTCCTTTCTTCTACATTTTCGTTGTTTTCTCAAACTCCATTGTCTTTCTTTCTACAATTGTATTTCCAGCACGAGTATTTTGTGTGAATAGACATAATATTCGTACTGAAAATACGAATTCTAGAAAGATTAAACTTTATaaagattaattttaaactttaaatcaattaaactaTACATACATTTATGTAACGAGATGAATTGTACCAATATTAACATGGTACAAACCTCTCCTCATTTGCTCTTAAtatgatttcattttgttgGCGTCTTGATTGATTGTGCAGCAATTGCTTGCCCGCAAAGAAATGGTTGCCGGGTCATGCGGGAGGTAACGCCCATCTTCAAAGACGGCTCCTTTAATTCTTCCCCATCCTATGTCCTGTTCTTGTAGGCTATCATCGGAAGAGCACTCTACATtacccattttcttttctttaatttaaccATCAATTCCGCACCATTTTTCTATTACCACCGTCTCCCTCCTTTGCCCTTTTCACTGGGGAATGGCTACTTCATCACCCCATATTTCTCAACCCCATATGGGTCTTTTCGCATCccaattattatatatatatcataaaaaacagttttcttttaaaaagtcaaatatgaGAGTAATTTTTATATAGCTGCCTAAAccattttgaatattattagATGATGCCAACATGTTTAAGTGTGACAATTGATTGTGATAAGATATAATAAATGTGATGGTTGAATATTCTTTGTTACCCATAGCTTATTATACAAGAttgacttcttttttctcttctttttagatcttaaaaattccaaaagaaaaaaaaaccttttaaaTTGCTGAGTTAGGCTTACATTTGTAAAAGTTAattgaatattgaattttgttgACTATTTCAAGTCGAGAAGTACGATGGGTAACAAGATCCAATGGaacaatatgaaaaatgaacCGGGGTGTCCTCTCCACTAAACCATACAGATGCAAGTTTCGTACCTGCCAATGTGATAGATGACACGACACAACAACCAACCTGCCAAACACAACACTGCCACTATATTCCAAAGCTAAAGCCATTGCTAACGTAAATTGATCTAAGATGGAAAGGTCGAAGATCATAGATATTATGTCTATTGGTatcatacattttaaaaataaaaaataaagtcatgaGACCTTAGATTTAAAGTAGAAAATTGTTCATCACTAGCTCAATCACTGAAGTCCTATAATTGTACTGTctattgaatatttattttaggaaaatgatttagatattttaggaataaagatatctaaatattttaaaatatatatttaaatattttagaaaaaaaagttagaatttttagaaacaaattGTCTAAGCCTCTACTCATCCACCCTGCTTAGgttttcatcccaagaaatacAAAGCGTATTCTATAGAGTGTCTTAAAATCTCTTCTCGATcggtcttaataaagagtgcgagtgctTCCTACAGATAGCTTTGATTAACAGTCTGGTATTAGAGCAAGGTTAATGTAGTTTGTCTaatctcttaaaattttaagtatgCTTTGTGGTTGTAGCTCTGTCTAATCTTTCACATTggaaacgatttcttgagatgagtgagttttttttgtgTAGTGAGTAGTCTGTGATTCTGCAACTTTTGTGTTGAAAAGGTTTGTTTGGTAATACTAAGGTCTTACCAATACAATGgaagatttcaaaattgttgGAGGAATTAAGAAACTTAACAGCAACCACTACAATacgtgggcaacatgcatgatgtcctatttacaaggatATGACCTTTGAGAGATCGTTGGTAGGAGTGAAACTACGCCGCCAGATGAGGATTCTAACGGCGCCTTGCgaaaatggagaatcaaagcaaacaaaacaatgtttgccttgaagaccacaatcgaagaagagatgttagagcaTATTTGAGATGACAAGACATCAAAAGAAGCATAGGACACGTTCATGATGTTGTTctcaaaagaagaatgatACAATGCTAAAATTTATGGAGAATGAGTTGTtatcaatttcacaacgtgaCATGGCGATTGCTCAGTACTTTCACAAGGTCAAGTCGATCTATCGGGAGATTACTGAGTTAGACCTGAAGTCCGCCATTGGAAAAGctcgaatgaagaggatcATTATCCACAGATTGCAACCATAATATAGAAGCTTCGTTATTGTTGTACAAGGATGACCCGCTTAACCATCACTtatagagtttgaaaatttgttagccagTCAAGAAACCATGACTAAACAAATGGAGGCATCACATTGAAGGtcgaagaagaagcactctacacaagtgaaagtcGGAGCAACAATAAGTCGTCTACCAAATATGGATCAAAAATTCGTGACAAAGGAAGAAACCACCAAAAAACTGCACAGCCAGGGAGAGCTCAGAAGAACGACAACAAAAGCTCTCAAGagaaaagatttgaaggtatttGTTACAATTGCAGAACTCTTGGTTTTGATCCTTGTTGTACGAAACATATAATCTAACGACAAAGAACAACTTGAGAGAaaagtttttttataaaatttatatctgAAACCTATTTTCCAGAGGAGAAAGAATTAATAgattttctaaactttctccCTAACTTAATAACTACCGATCATTTTCCTATTCTAAACTTTCTCCCTAACTTAATAACTACcgatcattttcctaaatttctGTACAAATAGATTATCGCCACCAATTATCTTAAAGTTGTTCAATCTTCTTTTAGTTAGTCAAGCTTATTGACTCATAGTCTGGCTCGTAAATTTGACTTTCCACTGTATGCAACCAGATTATTCACTCTCAATAATTTTGActccaagaaataattttgactTTCCACTGTATGCAATTTCTTTCACGCTTTTGGGATTTTATCTTCAGAATTGCATGCAATTTCTTTCACGCTTTTGGGATTTTATCTTCAGAATTGCATGGCTTTTGGGATTTTNTTGCATGGATTTTATCTTCAGAATTGCATGGATTTTATCTTCAGAATTGCATGGATTTTATCTTCAGAATTGCATGGATTTTATCTTCAGAATTGCATGGATTTTATCTTCAGAATTGCATGGATTTTATCTTCAGAATTGCATGGATTTTATCTTCAGAATTGCATGGATTTTATCTTCAGAATTGCATGGATTTTATCTTCAGAATTGCATGGATTTTATCTTCAGAATTGCATGGATTTTATCTTCAGAATTGCATGGATTTTATCTTCAGAATTGCATGGATTTTATCTTCAGAATTGCATGGATTTTATCTTCAGAATTGCATGGATTTTATCTTCAGAATTGCATGGATTTTATCTTCAGAATTGCATGGATTTTATCTTCAGAATTGCATGGATTTTATCTTCAGAATTGCATGGATTTTATCTTCAGAATTGCATGGATTTTATCTTCAGAATTGCATGGATTTTATCTTCAGAATTGCATGGATTTTATCTTCAGAATTGCATGGATTTTATCTTCAGAATTGCATGGATTTTATCTTCAGAATTGCATGGATTTTATCTTCAGAATTGCATGGATTTTATCTTCAGAATTGCATGGATTTTATCTTCAGAATTGCATGGATTTTATCTTCAGAATTGCATGGATTTTATCTTCAGAATTGCATGGATTTTATCTTCAGAATTGCATGGATTTTATCTTCAGAATTGCATGGATTTTATCTTCAGAATTGCATGGATTTTATCTTCAGAATTGCATGGAGGTATCAACATGCAATTTcttccaaaaccctaatcctaGGGTCATCAGAATGACCTTCAACATGGTCTTTGTTGATTGAAGTAACCTATGCTTTCTTCTTAGCTCTGTATTTCATTAGTATCATATACAAGCAATTTTTTACCGTTTTACCTTCATCAACAGGGCTCGATTTCTATCGAATATCTAGAGGAACGAGCTGACTAACTCCACTCCACTCTACTGCCTTCTTAGTCATTGACCAAGGTTAATAATATTACTTTTCAAGTTCGACTAACTCCACTCCACTCTACTGCCTTCTTAGTCATTGACCAAGGTTAATAATATTACTTTTCAAGTTCGAGATGTAATATACCTTTTCAATAGACATTGATTGTCATTCTTGCATTGGAACAAAACAGACCATTTGCATTGGATTGGTACAATTGATTTGTCACCAAGTTTCATATGTCCAATGAGCTTCTCATCATGGTCCTTAAACGTTGCTCCATCTCTAGTCATATGGTTGCTCCCTTTGTTATATATGTACCATCTATTGGTCTCCACTTGGTCTTCTTCATCTGCGAGTAGGTTTACCATAGCTTCTCTTTATTAAAGATCAACAAATTAGACATCTTCTCGGCCAATATCAGTGTAGACTCTTTGTCATGTGTAAATGTGAGGTTTGTCTCCTCATCACACATCTTGTTGCATCACTCCACGTCATGTGTAAATGTGAGGTTTGTCTCCTCATCACACATCTTGTTGCATCACTCCACTGCATAATGTCTGTATTTTCTACATGAGTAACACTTGATCATGCTTTTGTCCTTCCAGGAGTTGGCATTGTCATGAGTTTGTGAGATATTCTCAGTCTCCCTGTTACCATGTTGCATCCATGCCTACGACCATTCCCATGACCTAAGTTTCCATGTTGTGGACATTGCGTCCCTTTgtacctgaaaaagaagaattactacatttttctttttcgttcaTGCCAGTACTCCTTGTGTGTAATCCTTGTGTGTAAATAAGAGAtgcttttcttcctctcttgtCATAGCCATGAAATCTTTCCTCATGGATTGTAAGATGACCCATGattgatatatattttgcCCGAAGCTAACGCCAATAAgaataggaagaaaataagCTAACGCCAATAAgaataggaagaaaataacCTAACGCCAATAAgaataggaagaaaataatGCCAACGCCAGTGAgaataggaagaaaataacagaaaaaatACAATACAAGAGACAGCTAACGCCAGTAAGAATGGGAAGAAAATAACTCCAACACCAGTGAgaataggaagaaaataacagaaaaaatataagagaCAAAAGACGTATTTAGATTATGACTAGTGATTTGTGTCTTATTAGATtcagatatttaaataacaattttatgcTAAAAATGGGAAGGAGGGGGAAGGAGGGGCAACACAACTTCATTCCATTTGACGTGGCCATTCCACTCAAACTCAATTTTGTggctttaacttaaaaataggGATTTATCTACGAAGGAGCTCCTAAATTCATAAGTGGTTGAGGTCTCCAAATGGGTGGGGTAACAATCTGAATGAATTTCTTGATAATGGAgatgttgaaataaaattgggtatgataccaatttgttgaaataaaattcaaattcgcTATGATACAAACTTGTAAAAAATAAACGTTCGCTTTGAAACTAACTTGTTTAAATAACTCTCACGAAACTATGAAGGAggtgtcgagaggggagagacaaggagacagaAATTCTAAAATCCCCTTCTTATTCTACTGTATTTTAACTCGGTAACTCTTGctcttttctctctattcTTTGCTCTATGCTCTTACAATGAGAAACAAGAggtatttataagttttctaaaactaaaaatgtcCATCACAATCCCACTCTTTCTAACCCATAAAACCACTCATTCCTATAAATGTTTGGCCTTTCCACTTTTCTCCCTCCTCTTTGCTTAGGCTCTTACAAAAggtatttataagttttctaaaacaaaaaatgtctATCACAATCCCACTCTTTCTAACCCATAAAACCACTCCTCCCTGGAATAAATGTTTGGTATTttgacttaattttaaaacccaCGTTTAACTAAAACACTAAAAGAATAgaaactacttttttttttaatttaattttattctcaacAAAACTCCACCATCAATTTAAATGCTCTACCATATGTCATGCCAAtaatcatcttcttgtatttgtcgaAAAGTATTTTTGGTAGCGATTTTGTAAAGATGTCCGCAACTTGATCCTGACTTGCCACATGCAGCAATTCCACATTTCCTTCACATGATCTCGgataaaatgaaatcgaacgtcaatttgtttgcttctttcaaGGTTTACTGGGTTCTTGGCCAACTAAATTTCTGATTTGTTGTCAACTTGTATTATGGTTGCACCTCGTTGCTTTAGCTCCTCCttactcaacaaatttctaagcCATATTGCGCGGCACACACACCAAGATGCTGCTACATACTCTGCTTCACACGTCGAGAGTGTCACGAttggttgtttctttgaaagccAAGTAAATGCTGTGTTGCCCATGAAGAATACATAACCCCATGTAATTTTCCGATCGTCTATGTTTCCGCACCCATCACTGTTAGAGTAACCAACTAACTTGTAATCTTTTGTTCTTGAGTAGAATAACCCAAGTGACAATGTTCCTTGGACGTATCGTAGGACTCGCTTCAACGCCTTCCAATGTGAATAAATTGGCTCCTTCATGAACTAGCTTATTATGCCGACACTTAATGAAAGATCTGGCATTGTGCATGTAAGATAGCAAAGGCTTCCCACCAGGCTTCGGTACCTATTTGCATCTACTCGTTCTTCTTCATCGTACTTTGAGAGCTTTGCACCTGGTTCCATTAGTGTTGATACTAGGTTGCAATTTTCTATCTTGTgcttcttcaaaatttcctttgcATATTTCTCCTGTGATATAAATATACCTGTTTCTCCTTGTTTAACCTTCAAATCGAGGAAAAATTTCAACAAGCCCAAGTCtatcatctcaaattctcgcGTCATTGTGCTTTTGAActcttctatcatttcatcattgttgTCTGAGAAGATGAGGTCATCGACATAAAGAGCGACAAGTATCACATTACCTCCACTCTTCTTTGTATAAAGTGAATGTTCGTGGGGACATTGCTTGTACCAGTTCTCTTTGAAGTATGTGTCGATACGACTATTCCATGCTCGCGGTGCTTGTTTCAACCCGTAAAGcgccttcttcaatttttagtaccttcttctcttctccaattttcacATACtcgggaggttgttcgaggtatacttcttcttcaagcacaccattcaagaatgcttacttgaaattcatttgaaaaatcgGCCATTTGAATTGGGCTGCTTGGAAATGTNAAGAAAATAATGCCAACGCCAGTGAgaataggaagaaaataacagaaaaaatACAATACAAGAGACAGCTAACGCCAGTAAGAATGGGAAGAAAATAACTCCAACACCAGTGAgaataggaagaaaataacagaaaaaatataagagaCAAAAGACGTATTTAGATTATGACTAGTGATTTGTGTCTTATTAGATtcagatatttaaataacaattttatgcTAAAAATGGGAAGGAGGGGGAAGGAGGGGCAACACAACTTCATTCCATTTGACGTGGCCATTCCACTCAAACTCAATTTTGTggctttaacttaaaaataggGATTTATCTACGAAGGAGCTCCTAAATTCATAAGTGGTTGAGGTCTCCAAATGGGTGGGGTAACAATCTGAATGAATTTCTTGATAATGGAgatgttgaaataaaattgggtatgataccaatttgttgaaataaaattcaaattcgcTATGATACAAACTTGTAAAAAATAAACGTTCGCTTTGAAACTAACTTGTTTAAATAACTCTCACGAAACTATGAAGGAggtgtcgagaggggagagacaaggagacagaAATTCTAAAATCCCCTTCTTATTCTACTGTATTTTAACTCGGTAACTCTTGctcttttctctctattcTTTGCTCTATGCTCTTACAATGAGAAACAAGAggtatttataagttttctaaaactaaaaatgtcCATCACAATCCCACTCTTTCTAACCCATAAAACCACTCATTCCTATAAATGTTTGGCCTTTCCACTTTTCTCCCTCCTCTTTGCTTAGGCTCTTACAAAAggtatttataagttttctaaaacaaaaaatgtctATCACAATCCCACTCTTTCTAACCCATAAAACCACTCCTCCCTGGAATAAATGTTTGGTATTttgacttaattttaaaacccaCGTTTAACTAAAACACTAAAAGAATAgaaactacttttttttttaatttaattttattctcaacAAAACTCCACCATCAATTTAAATGCTCTACCATATGTCATGCCAAtaatcatcttcttgtatttgtcgaAAAGTATTTTTGGTAGCGATTTTGTAAAGATGTCCGCAACTTGATCCTGACTTGCCACATGCAGCAATTCCACATTTCCTTCACATGATCTCGgataaaatgaaatcgaacgtcaatttgtttgcttctttcaaGGTTTACTGGGTTCTTGGCCAACTAAATTTCTGATTTGTTGTCAACTTGTATTATGGTTGCACCTCGTTGCTTTAGCTCCTCCttactcaacaaatttctaagcCATATTGCGCGGCACACACACCAAGATGCTGCTACATACTCTGCTTCACACGTCGAGAGTGTCACGAttggttgtttctttgaaagccAAGTAAATGCTGTGTTGCCCATGAAGAATACATAACCCCATGTAATTTTCCGATCGTCTATGTTTCCGCACCCATCACTGTTAGAGTAACCAACTAACTTGTAATCTTTTGTTCTTGAGTAGAATAACCCAAGTGACAATGTTCCTTGGACGTATCGTAGGACTCGCTTCAACGCCTTCCAATGTGAATAAATTGGCTCCTTCATGAACTAGCTTATTATGCCGACACTTAATGAAAGATCTGGCATTGTGCATGTAAGATAGCAAAGGCTTCCCACCAGGCTTCGGTACCTATTTGCATCTACTCGTTCTTCTTCATCGTACTTTGAGAGCTTTGCACCTGGTTCCATTAGTGTTGATACTAGGTTGCAATTTTCTATCTTGTgcttcttcaaaatttcctttgcATATTTCTCCTGTGATATAAATATACCTGTTTCTCCTTGTTTAACCTTCAAATCGAGGAAAAATTTCAACAAGCCCAAGTCtatcatctcaaattctcgcGTCATTGTGCTTTTGAActcttctatcatttcatcattgttgTCTGAGAAGATGAGGTCATCGACATAAAGAGCGACAAGTATCACATTACCTCCACTCTTCTTTGTATAAAGTGAATGTTCGTGGGGACATTGCTTGTACCAGTTCTCTTTGAAGTATGTGTCGATACGACTATTCCATGCTCGCGGTGCTTGTTTCAACCCGTAAAGcgccttcttcaatttttagtaccttcttctcttctccaattttcacATACtcgggaggttgttcgaggtatacttcttcttcaagcacaccattcaagaatgcttacttgaaattcatttgaaaaatcgGCCATTTGAATTGGGCTGCTTGGAAATGTCAATTGGATTGTCTCCATTCTAGCGACGGGAGCAAACACTTCGTCATAGTCGATTCCCgccttttgcttgtatccCTACGCAACAAGTCGTGCCTTGTACCGTTCAATCTCGCCTtgagcattcatctttttcttgagTACCCACTTCACACCTATGGACTGACTTCCTTCCGGTAATTCTGACNCTACGAAGGAGCTCCTAAATTCATAAGTGGTTGAGGTCTCCAAATGGGTGGGGTAACAATCTGAATGAATTTCTTGATAATGGAgatgttgaaataaaattgggtatgataccaatttgttgaaataaaattcaaattcgcTATGATACAAACTTGTAAAAAATAAACGTTCGCTTTGAAACTAACTTGTTTAAATAACTCTCACGAAACTATGAAGGAggtgtcgagaggggagagacaaggagacagaAATTCTAAAATCCCCTTCTTATTCTACTGTATTTTAACTCGGTAACTCTTGctcttttctctctattcTTTGCTCTATGCTCTTACAATGAGAAACAAGAggtatttataagttttctaaaactaaaaatgtcCATCACAATCCCACTCTTTCTAACCCATAAAACCACTCATTCCTATAAATGTTTGGCCTTTCCACTTTTCTCCCTCCTCTTTGCTTAGGCTCTTACAAAAggtatttataagttttctaaaacaaaaaatgtctATCACAATCCCACTCTTTCTAACCCATAAAACCACTCCTCCCTGGAATAAATGTTTGGTATTttgacttaattttaaaacccaCGTTTAACTAAAACACTAAAAGAATAgaaactacttttttttttaatttaattttattctcaacAAAACTCCACCATCAATTTAAATGCTCTACCATATGTCATGCCAAtaatcatcttcttgtatttgtcgaAAAGTATTTTTGGTAGCGATTTTGTAAAGATGTCCGCAACTTGATCCTGACTTGCCACATGCAGCAATTCCACATTTCCTTCACATGAT
This genomic window from Cucurbita pepo subsp. pepo cultivar mu-cu-16 chromosome LG01, ASM280686v2, whole genome shotgun sequence contains:
- the LOC111810800 gene encoding uncharacterized protein LOC111810800 encodes the protein MNSINSLLSIPSTHSAPVLFPPISPSADRRRRRRPPAFTVTASSRPKEQADSNSYYADGKLVDESMIVLRKRIHEIKTAEQTHDPPRDWFDWEKRCYSNYDSNICEALGYLQSHLMNTRPSVALGMLALLTLSVPVSSAVLLHRFIEIAVGLLAGIRLC